The nucleotide window ATTAAAATTAATGGAAAAATAGGGTATGTTCCTCAAAAGGATGAAATTGATAGAGAGTTTCCAATAAGGGCATTTGAAGTTGTTTTAATGGGGCTATATAACGAAGTTGGGTTATTTAAAAGATTTAAAAAAGAACATTATAAAAAGGCGAAAGAGATTATGAAGATGCTTGATATAGAATATATATACAATAGGCCAGTTGGAAAACTTTCAGGGGGTGAATATCAGCGCTTGATTTTAGCCAGAGCTTTGATTGGGAATCCGGAAATTTTAATATTGGATGAACCAGAAGCTGGTGTTGATAGTAAATCTCAGTCAAAGATATATAATATATTAGAAGATTTAAATAAAAAAGGAATGACAATTATACTAATAAGTCATGATATTTCTATGGTTGTAAAGAAAGCCAATACTATAATGTGTTTGAATAAAACTTTACATTGTCATAAAAACTCTGTTGAGATGACAGCAGAAGATTTAAAAAAGATTTATTCAGAAGATTTAGAATTATTAATACATATAAATAAACCGTTAAAAGTGGTGAGTAGAAATGATTGATTTATTTTCTTATGATTTTATAATTTATGCGGTAATTGCTTCTATTCTGGCAAGTTTCAGTGCATCAATACTTTCAAATTATATAGTTTTAAAGAAAATGGAATTTATAGGAGAAGGAGCTGCTCATACAGCATTTGGAGGTATAGCATTAGCTATATTATTAAATCTTAATGTTGATTTAATTAGCATAATTACTGCTATGTTATTTGGAACAACTATTTATTTTATTGGAAAAAGAGAAAAAATTAATGAAAATAGTGTAATTGGAATGATTTTATCATTTTCAATGGCTTTAGGGGTTATTTTTTTATATTTAAAACCTGGATATACACCAGAAATTACAAGTTATTTATTTGGTGATATTTTAATGGTAACCTCTAATGATGTGATGATTTTAAGTTTTATATCATTTGTTATTTTTCTTTTTGTAATACTCTTTAATAAAGAATTGAAATATTATGCTTTTAATCCTAAAATGGCAAAAAATTATGGAATATCTGTGAATATGATTAATTATTTGTTTTTAATAATAGTATCTGTTGTTGTGGTGACTTCTGTGAAAATAATCGGAGTTATTTTAGTTACTTCTTTATTGATTACTCCAGGTGCCATTTCTAAATTATTTGCTAAATCATTAAATCAGATGCTCATAATATCAGGCTTTATAGGTATTTTTTCCGGTTTTTTAGGTATATTAATTGCTTATTTTATAAATATTCCTCCTGGACCGTCTATAGTTGTTACGTTATTTTCTATATTTATATTTTCATATATAATTAATTACTTAAAAAATAAAACATTTTCTAAAAGAGCCTAATTAACATCTTTAAATTTTTTTGTTAAAAAAGAGATTTAATTTCATTATGATTCTGAAAATATGATATTTTATATGATATAATTAAATGGATATAATTAAATTCAAAAAAGAGAGGTGAAAATTATGGATTATTTTAGTTGTAGCGAAGATCCGTTGTCTAGACCGCCATAGCAATATATAAAAGGAGGAGATAATATGGTAAAATTTTATAGTAGAATTGAACATAAATTAGTGGAGGCAAAAAGCTTCTCTCAAGATGCATTAATAAAAGTTATAAATCCATCTCAGGATGAAATACATATGCTATCAAGTTTGTTAAATTTTGATCCTGATTTTATTAATGATTCACTTGATGATGATGAAAGATCTCGTATAGAAATTGATGAAGATACAATTTTATTAATATTAAAAGTTCCTATGAGAAATGAAGAAGATGAAAAAATACCATATAAAACAGTATCTCTTGGTATTATTATAGGAAAAAATTATATATTACTTTCAATGAAAAATGAAATAGATTTCATTGAGAAAATGATAGAAGCAAGTTTATTGAATCCTCATAAAAAAAGTAAAATGATTTTTCAAATTTTCTTTAAAAATGCAAAATTGTTTTTGGATTATCTAAAAGAAATAAATAAAACTATCGACTTAGTTGAAGAAGAATTACATAAATCTATGAAAAATTATGAGTTAGAAACATTAATGTATCTTGAGAAAAGTTTAGTGTACTTCACTACATCATTAAGATCAAATGAGATAATGATGGAAAAATTGTTAAAAGGTAAGATTTTAGAATTATATGAAGATGATCAGGATTTATTGGAAGATACCTTAATCGAAAATAGACAGGCAATAGAAGTAACTAATATTTATAGTAATATCTTATCTGGTATGATGGATGCTTATGCGTCTGTTATTTCAAATAATTTAAATATTGTTATGAAAATTTTGACAGTTGTAACCATATTGCTTCAAGTACCAACAATATTGACGAGTTTTTATGGAATGAATGTAAAATTACCGTTTCAAGAAAATCCTCTGGTATATATAAATATAATTATTTCATCATTAATAATCATGTTTATGACATTTTTGTGGTTTAAAGGGAAAAAATGGTTATGAAAAATGGTTATAACAAAAGAAACTTCCTATGGAAGTTTCTTTTTATATTCTAAAGTAATTATATTTAAAAAATTTTTGGAGGGAGTATATTGAAATATAAGGAAAAAAATTTAGGTCAGATTTTTACACCATCACATATAGTTGAAAAAATGGTTAGATTAATAAGATATGGAAATAATATTTTAGAACCGGCTGTAGGGAATGGAGAATTTTTAAAACAATTAAAAAATTATAAAAATATTATATCTATAGAAATTGATAGAAGTTTTTCATTTGATATAATATCAGAAAACCTTCCGTCAATTATTTTTAGTGATTTTTTTGATTACTCAATAAAAAATAAATTTGACACAATTATTGGAAATCCTCCATATGTAAAATATTCAAATATAATTCCAGAAACCAGAAAAAAGTTAAAAAAATTTAATATTTTATTTGATGGGAGAACAAACCTTTTTCTTTACTTTATTTATAAATCGTATCTTCATTTAAAAGAAAAAGGAGAAATCATATTTATTGTACCAAGAGAATTATTTGATTTAACTTCTGCTTTAAGAGTCAATCAATTACTTCATGAGAATGGAACTTTTACACATATATATACTTTTGGAGATAAAAAAATATTTGGTAAGGGGTTTTCACCAAATGTAATGATTTTTCGATATGAAAAAGGTAATATGTCTCATGAAACTATATATAATGATGAAAAAAGATATCAATATTGTTCAAAAGGTTTTATTTATTTTATAAAAGAAAAAAATTATTCTATGCATTTAAGCGATATTGCATATGTTAAAGTAGGAGGAGTAAGTGGGGCTGATGAAGTATTTGCTCATGAATCTGGAAATATAGAAGTTGTTTGTTCTTACACACAAAAAACAGGAAAAACTAAGAGGATGATTTATAATACTATTAATGATCACCTTCTAAAACATAAAGAAAAATTATTAAAAAGAAAAATTAAAAAATTTGATGAAAACAATTGGTGGAAATGGGGAAGAGATTTTTATATTTCTGATAGACCAAGAATATATGTAAATGCCAAAACAAGAAACAAAAAACCTTTTTTTATTCACGAATCAAAATATTATGATGGAAGTATTCTGGGTATTTTTCCAAAAAATAAAAATATTGATTTAGTAGAATTAAGAAACATGTTAAATGATTTAAATTGGGAAGAATTGGGTTTTATTTGCGATGGAAGATATATATTTACGCAAAAAAAATTAGAAAATGTAATATTACCAGAAGATTTTCAAAAATTTATTTAATAATAAAATTTTTTAAAAGAAGATTAATTATAAAAACAAAATCCCCCATCTGGGGGATTTTTATATTAATATTGATGGAGGCAACGGTGGGATTTGAACCCACGAATAGCGATTTTGCAGACCGCCGCCTTAGACCCCTTGGCTACGTTGCCTTAACCGAATTTATTATACCATATTTATTATTAAGGTATATGGAAGAAAATATAAATTTTACTTAAAATCTTTCTTTTTTCTATAATACATTTGAATTCCAATTTCATCTAAATTTCTATTTTCCTCTCTCTGGTATTCTATTTTGTATTCCTCGAATTTTCTTTCCTTTAATTTTTCTAAAATGATTCTATTTTTACGAGCTTCTAGATATTCTTTTCTCTTTTCTTCTTCTATAGCAACTTTTTCTCTATATATATCGCCTAATTTTATTTTTTCTTTTTCTAAAGATTCTAGATAAGATCTCCATTGCTGGATTTCCTGTATAGTCATCAGGTTTTGTGAAATTTGTTTAATAAATCTTTCATTTTCCAATTTTATTTTGTTATTTATGGCAACAAGCTTTTCCTCTGCTTTTATTCTTTCAGCAGTGGCTTCTAAAAAAATTCTTTTTGCTTCTTCTTCAAGGCGTTCTCTTAAATTTTTTAATCTTTCAAGATTAAATTTAAATCTCATCAAATCACCGTTATTTCAAGCCTAATTTTTCAAGTTTATAATATAAATTTCTTACAGTCAAACCCAATTTTCTGGCAGCAGCTGTTTTGTTTCCCTGACAATCTTTCAATGTTTCTATAATAATAAATTTTTCATATTCGTCTAATAATTCTTTTAATGTGCCATTTATTTTGTTCTTATCTAATTCTATGGTTTTTAATTCTGGAAGATGTATTGAAGTAACTATTGTGTCAGATTGAGACATGTTCATTAATGCTCTATCCAATACATTTTCAAGTTCTCTTATATTTCCTGGCCATTCATAACTCTCTAATATTTTTATAGCATCCTCTGAAAAATCATAAACGACCTTTTCATGTTTTTGATTTAATATATGTAATATCTGTTTTGCCATTTTTGGTATGTCATCTTTTCTTTCGCGTAATGCGGGAACCTCAATTGTAACTACTGATATTTTATAATAAAGTTTTCTGGAAAATTTTCCTATTGACATTAATTCCTTTAAATTTTCAGGAGTAGCAAAAATGATTTTGGCGTTTAGGCTTATTTTCTTATTTTTATAGAATACTTCACCATCATTCAAAAGTTTTATCATTAAATTTTGAACTTCTGGTCCCATTAAATGTGCATTATCTATAAAAATAGTACCTTTTTCAGCTCTCTCTATTAGATTGTCTTCATTTTCAAAAAAATTTTCCAGCTGTTTTTTTTCATCTTGAAGTAATAAATTTGTGGATAAAAAAGGAAACTCTCTTCTTTTACTGTAATTATGAATGGCCTGAGCTAATATTTCTTTACCAACACCTGCTTCTCCATACAATAAGATATTTACATTTGTATTAGCGGCTTTTTTTGATTGAAATACAACATTTTTCATTATCTCCGATTCGGCAACAATATCTTCAAATGTATATTTTGCTTCTTCTTTTTTTAAAAGTCTTTTTGTTGCTTCAAGTTCTCTGATTAATCTTTCTAT belongs to Marinitoga sp. 1197 and includes:
- a CDS encoding magnesium transporter CorA family protein yields the protein MVKFYSRIEHKLVEAKSFSQDALIKVINPSQDEIHMLSSLLNFDPDFINDSLDDDERSRIEIDEDTILLILKVPMRNEEDEKIPYKTVSLGIIIGKNYILLSMKNEIDFIEKMIEASLLNPHKKSKMIFQIFFKNAKLFLDYLKEINKTIDLVEEELHKSMKNYELETLMYLEKSLVYFTTSLRSNEIMMEKLLKGKILELYEDDQDLLEDTLIENRQAIEVTNIYSNILSGMMDAYASVISNNLNIVMKILTVVTILLQVPTILTSFYGMNVKLPFQENPLVYINIIISSLIIMFMTFLWFKGKKWL
- a CDS encoding sigma-54-dependent Fis family transcriptional regulator, encoding MKNDEMIMRILDDIQEAVILINHEEKIIFLNNSASKILGIPKKKALNTKVTDTITDTRLHIVLKTGIPELDRIQNLGKKVIVTSRFPIRDEEDIIIGAAAIFRDITSIQKLAEEVTNLRELDSLLRAIIDSTYDAISVADEEGRIVMVNKAYTKVTGLTPKEVIGKLATYDIAEGHESMHIKCAREKQPILNVKTKLSTNKKEVLINVNPIFVKGEFKGSVGVIHDISEIERLIRELEATKRLLKKEEAKYTFEDIVAESEIMKNVVFQSKKAANTNVNILLYGEAGVGKEILAQAIHNYSKRREFPFLSTNLLLQDEKKQLENFFENEDNLIERAEKGTIFIDNAHLMGPEVQNLMIKLLNDGEVFYKNKKISLNAKIIFATPENLKELMSIGKFSRKLYYKISVVTIEVPALRERKDDIPKMAKQILHILNQKHEKVVYDFSEDAIKILESYEWPGNIRELENVLDRALMNMSQSDTIVTSIHLPELKTIELDKNKINGTLKELLDEYEKFIIIETLKDCQGNKTAAARKLGLTVRNLYYKLEKLGLK
- a CDS encoding metal ABC transporter ATP-binding protein, translating into MYEKMIEVKNLNYSVDNSDILKFINFDIYKNDFVGIIGPNGAGKSTLIKILIGEIENYTGEIKINGKIGYVPQKDEIDREFPIRAFEVVLMGLYNEVGLFKRFKKEHYKKAKEIMKMLDIEYIYNRPVGKLSGGEYQRLILARALIGNPEILILDEPEAGVDSKSQSKIYNILEDLNKKGMTIILISHDISMVVKKANTIMCLNKTLHCHKNSVEMTAEDLKKIYSEDLELLIHINKPLKVVSRND
- a CDS encoding Eco57I restriction-modification methylase domain-containing protein, with the protein product MLKYKEKNLGQIFTPSHIVEKMVRLIRYGNNILEPAVGNGEFLKQLKNYKNIISIEIDRSFSFDIISENLPSIIFSDFFDYSIKNKFDTIIGNPPYVKYSNIIPETRKKLKKFNILFDGRTNLFLYFIYKSYLHLKEKGEIIFIVPRELFDLTSALRVNQLLHENGTFTHIYTFGDKKIFGKGFSPNVMIFRYEKGNMSHETIYNDEKRYQYCSKGFIYFIKEKNYSMHLSDIAYVKVGGVSGADEVFAHESGNIEVVCSYTQKTGKTKRMIYNTINDHLLKHKEKLLKRKIKKFDENNWWKWGRDFYISDRPRIYVNAKTRNKKPFFIHESKYYDGSILGIFPKNKNIDLVELRNMLNDLNWEELGFICDGRYIFTQKKLENVILPEDFQKFI
- the fliJ gene encoding flagellar export protein FliJ — translated: MRFKFNLERLKNLRERLEEEAKRIFLEATAERIKAEEKLVAINNKIKLENERFIKQISQNLMTIQEIQQWRSYLESLEKEKIKLGDIYREKVAIEEEKRKEYLEARKNRIILEKLKERKFEEYKIEYQREENRNLDEIGIQMYYRKKKDFK
- a CDS encoding metal ABC transporter permease, encoding MIDLFSYDFIIYAVIASILASFSASILSNYIVLKKMEFIGEGAAHTAFGGIALAILLNLNVDLISIITAMLFGTTIYFIGKREKINENSVIGMILSFSMALGVIFLYLKPGYTPEITSYLFGDILMVTSNDVMILSFISFVIFLFVILFNKELKYYAFNPKMAKNYGISVNMINYLFLIIVSVVVVTSVKIIGVILVTSLLITPGAISKLFAKSLNQMLIISGFIGIFSGFLGILIAYFINIPPGPSIVVTLFSIFIFSYIINYLKNKTFSKRA